A DNA window from Lachancea thermotolerans CBS 6340 chromosome G complete sequence contains the following coding sequences:
- the RHO3 gene encoding Rho family GTPase RHO3 (highly similar to uniprot|Q00245 Saccharomyces cerevisiae YIL118W RHO3 Non-essential small GTPase of the Rho/Rac subfamily of Ras-like proteins involved in the establishment of cell polarity GTPase activity positively regulated by the GTPase activating protein (GAP) Rgd1p) translates to MPICGGSSASKKPIERKIVILGDGACGKTSLLNVFTRGYFPKVYEPTVFENYIHDIFVDSQHITLSLWDTAGQEEFDRLRSLSYSDTHTIMLCFSVDSRDSLDNVQHKWVGEIADHCEGVKLVLVALKCDLRSNEEEFALDTAITPGNIQQQQQQQQQSSVQSGGLISYEEGLAMAKKIGALRYLECSAKMNRGVNEAFTEAARCALTATPKGAKDHAGEESKKGSSCTVM, encoded by the coding sequence ATGCCCATTTGTGGAGGAAGTTCGGCGTCAAAAAAGCCTATAGAGCGTAAGATTGTCATTCTGGGTGATGGTGCGTGTGGTAAGACGTCTTTACTGAACGTTTTTACACGGGGATACTTCCCTAAAGTTTACGAGCCAACGGTATTCGAAAACTACATACATGACATTTTCGTGGACAGCCAGCACATCACGTTGAGTCTTTGGGATACTGCGGGTCAAGAAGAATTCGACCGTTTACGGTCACTCTCATATTCCGACACTCACACGATCATGCTCTGCTTTTCTGTGGACTCTAGGGACTCGCTGGACAACGTACAGCACAAATGGGTTGGGGAAATTGCGGATCACTGCGAAGGCGTCAAGCTTGTGCTTGTAGCGCTGAAGTGTGACTTAAGAAGcaacgaagaagagttcGCGTTGGACACCGCCATCACACCAGGGAACatccagcagcagcagcagcagcagcagcaatCCTCAGTGCAATCTGGTGGCCTAATATCCTACGAGGAGGGTTTGGCTATGGCGAAAAAAATCGGTGCTCTTCGTTACTTGGAATGCAGTGCTAAAATGAACAGAGGTGTTAACGAAGCCTTTACTGAAGCTGCGAGATGCGCTTTGACAGCGACTCCCAAGGGTGCCAAAGACCACGCTGGCGAGGAATCGAAGAAAGGCAGTAGCTGTACCGTTATGTGA
- the OCA2 gene encoding Oca2p (similar to uniprot|P53949 Saccharomyces cerevisiae YNL056W Cytoplasmic protein required for replication of Brome mosaic virus in S. cerevisiae which is a model system for studying replication of positive- strand RNA viruses in their natural hosts) — protein sequence MVYIPPLNFAPVVSTEVSLYRSGYPMPLNYAFIADQLHLRTIIYVGDKELSEDYNEFLTQHNIQYHFVHMNSCRDKNVQEQMDKVLRLIVDRANYPILIHSNKGKHRVGVVVGIIRKLLQGWSTTGIYQEYDIFSGGLKGQVDLEFITMFDTELIVRRDHLPDFVKWER from the coding sequence ATGGTCTACATCCCTCCTTTAAACTTTGCACCGGTAGTCAGCACTGAGGTTTCGCTGTACCGGTCTGGCTACCCGATGCCGCTTAACTATGCTTTCATTGCTGATCAGCTACACCTCCGCACGATTATATACGTAGGCgacaaagagctttctgagGATTACAACGAGTTTTTAACTCAGCATAACATACAATATCACTTTGTGCATATGAACTCATGCCGTGATAAGAACGTTCAGGAGCAAATGGATAAAGTGCTACGGCTGATAGTGGATCGGGCAAACTACCCCATTCTAATACATTCCAACAAGGGAAAACATCGAGTTGGAGTGGTGGTAGGCATTATTCGCAAGTTGCTTCAAGGTTGGTCTACTACAGGAATTTATCAAGAGTACGACATTTTTAGCGGAGGACTGAAAGGCCAGGTTGACCTCGAGTTTATTACAATGTTTGATACAGAGCTAATAGTGCGCAGAGACCACTTGCCCGATTTTGTGAAGTGGGAGCGCTGA
- a CDS encoding KLTH0G09570p (weakly similar to uniprot|P40476 Saccharomyces cerevisiae YIL117C PRM5 Pheromone-regulated protein predicted to have 1 transmembrane segment induced during cell integrity signaling), whose protein sequence is MVHQTDFISSTAILKTQKASTSLVHATMFERAMPSLTNAGKASSTKTYTTPTITPPSIKGNPHIWSSDKPSGTLFIAVGSVVGFIFLIIALAYIVSAYISRRQTEKLRFETIDQEFQSHVGGKSYSKLGNSDDPEKSGFLSKAVHTPQSRSVARLLDRPDFQQPSPALSNQDSSTSLAQEFYSSIRDQTAAQNRKSLFISPTVEIVNQQRKSAVLQNMNNSVSSLVSDSGAELNKPEKAAPSTRKAMYKARNKSSMGSAVGIAKSRSTSPVKSGLRDKPLDRAKTPSVYLDKMFEDES, encoded by the coding sequence ATGGTTCATCAGACTGATTTTATAAGCTCTACCGCGATATTGAAGACTCAAAAAGCGAGCACATCTCTGGTTCATGCGACGATGTTCGAGAGGGCAATGCCCTCATTAACGAATGCCGGAAAAGCATCATCCACCAAAACCTACACAACGCCCACAATTACTCCTCCTTCCATCAAAGGGAATCCGCACATTTGGAGCTCCGACAAGCCTTCTGGCACACTTTTCATTGCGGTTGGAAGCGTTGTAGGGTTTATATTCCTCATCATCGCACTAGCGTACATTGTGTCGGCTTACATATCTCGTCGCCAAACTGAGAAACTGCGCTTTGAAACCATAGatcaagaatttcaatCTCATGTGGGCGGCAAGTCTTATTCCAAGCTCGGGAATTCCGATGACCCGGAGAAGTCTGGCTTTCTTTCTAAAGCGGTACATACACCCCAATCGCGAAGCGTTGCACGCTTACTAGATCGCCCTGATTTTCAACAGCCCTCTCCTGCTCTCTCTAACCAAGACTCTAGTACTTCTTTGGCACAAGAATTTTACTCGTCAATTCGTGATCAAACTGCTGCCCAAAACCGCAAGTCTCTTTTTATTTCCCCTACCGTTGAAATTGTAAACCAACAGCGTAAGAGCGCAGTTCTGCAAAATATGAACAACTCTGTTTCATCTTTGGTTTCCGATTCGGGCGCAGAGTTGAATAAGCCCGAAAAAGCTGCGCCCTCGACAAGGAAGGCCATGTACAAAGCCAGAAACAAGTCCAGCATGGGCAGTGCGGTCGGCATAGCCAAGAGCAGAAGTACTTCGCCCGTGAAATCAGGGCTCAGAGATAAGCCTTTAGACAGAGCAAAAACCCCTTCCGTTTACCTTGACAAGATGTTCGAAGACGAGAGTTGA